The genomic interval GCTGCTGCTACTTCTGACGCATGCTCACCTCACGTGCTCGGCGGTCCACCGCCGTCACCCTCGCGCTCGCCGCCGCCGCGGTCCTCGGCTCCCCCAGCGCCACCACACCGGCCGTCGCCGTGCCCGCCCGGATGCCCGAGCCGTCCCCCGCGGACACCGCCCGCAACGAGCTCGCCGATCTGGCCGTCGAGGCACCGCACCCCATGACCGGCTACTCGCGGGCGAAGTTCCCCCACTGGATCCAGCAGGGCGACGACTGCGACACCCGCGAGACCGTCCTCAAGCGGGACGGCCAGAACGTCACCCAGGACGCCAAGTGCCGGGCCACGAGCGGCACCTGGCACAGCCTGTACGACGGCAAGGACTTCACCTCGGCGTCGCAGCTGGACATCGACCACATGGTGCCGCTGGCCAACGCCTGGCGGTCCGGGGCCGATCACTGGGAGACGCCTCGGCGCAAGCAGTTCGCGAACGACCTGACGCACTCGCAGCTCATCGCCGTCTCCGCCGCCTCGAACCGCAGCAAGGGCGACCAGTCCCCCGACCAGTGGAGCCCGCCGGACCGCACGTACTGGTGCACGTACTCCCGCGCCTGGGTGGACGTGAAGTACCTGTACGACCTGTCGGTGACCGAGGCGGAGGCGAACCAGCTGGTCGCGATGCTCAACACGTGCGACTGACGGCCGGCGGCCGTGGTCATGAACCGCGCTGATCCGGTCGGCCCGGGACAAGACCGAACGGCCTGATCCCTCGCTGAAGAACTACGTGCGCACGGGCACGGGCAGCCCCGCCCCGGACGTCTTCCTCAAGGAATGGCGCGACAGCGCCGGTACGGACGGGAAGCGGCCGGGAGACGACGGCTTCGACGGGCGGGAAGGGGCGGGGTCGGGGGACAAGCCCGCCGCGGGCTCAGGCCCGCGGCCGCTTGAACCACCCCACCCCGTCCTTCTTCACGCAATTCACCAGCACCAGCGCCCCCAACGCGATCCCCGGCCCGCCCACCACCGCCCCCGACGCCAGGCTGACCAGCGCGTTGAGCAGCACCACCCCCGACACCACCAGCGCCCCCACCCGGACCCCGTTCCCGCCCGTGCGGAACTTCGCCGCGAGGACCAGTGAGGCGACCCCGAGGACCAGGGACAGGACGGCGATCCCGGCCAGTCCGGCCCTGGAGAACTCCGAGTCGCCGCGCTCCGCGAAGGCGGCCACGGCGGTGAAGATCAGACCGCCGAGGGTGCTGAGACCGCCGAGCACCCACAGGCACACGCGTGCGGTCCTGACGCCGCCGGGCATCTCCATCGGCACCGGCGGATACGGGGCCGGCACGGTCGGGCCGGTGTACGGGGAGCCGGGGGCAGGGGTGTTCACGAGTTCGCTCCAACGGTCGCGTGGGTCGTACCGCGCGGACGGCCGGGACGGGCGGCCGGCCGCCCGTCACCGGGGCGGCGGCACCGGACCGCCGGCGGGCGCCGTCACCGGCCGCCAGGGGCCGCGCCGGCGCCGGACGGCCGCCGGGCCGCCCTTGCCGGGCCCCGGCAGACCTCTCCGCGCCCTCACATGATCATCTCGGTGGAGCCCGGCCCGCACTGCCGGAACCCGGCAGTCTTCGCCCGCCGGCGGTGCCGGTTCCCGCCGGCCGGGACGCCTACGCGCCCGCCCCCTCCGTGATCCCCGCGACCAGCTCGTCCGCCGCCCGGTAGGGGTCCAGCGCGCCGGCCACGATGCGCTCCGCCAGGGCGCCCAGACGGCGGTCGCCGTGCAGGTCGCCGATGCGCTCACGCAGCGCCGTGACCGCGATGGTCTCGACCTCGCGGGCCGCGCGGGCGGCCCGGCGGTCCGCGAGGACGCCCCGCTCCTCCATCCAGGCCCGGTGCTTCTCCAGGGCCTCGACGACCTCGTCGGTGCCCTCGCCCCGGGCGGCGACCGTCTTGACGATGGGCGGCCGCCAGTCGCCGGGGCCGCGGGCCTCGCCGAGGCCCAGCATGTGGTTGAGCTCGCGGGCCGTGGCGTCGGCACCGTCGCGGTCGGCCTTGTTGACGACGTAGACGTCGCCGATCTCCAGGATCCCGGCCTTCGCGGCCTGGATGCCGTCGCCCATGCCGGGGGCCAGCAGCACCACGGAGGTGTCGGCCTGGGAGGCGATCTCGACCT from Streptomyces albireticuli carries:
- a CDS encoding HNH endonuclease family protein, encoding MLTSRARRSTAVTLALAAAAVLGSPSATTPAVAVPARMPEPSPADTARNELADLAVEAPHPMTGYSRAKFPHWIQQGDDCDTRETVLKRDGQNVTQDAKCRATSGTWHSLYDGKDFTSASQLDIDHMVPLANAWRSGADHWETPRRKQFANDLTHSQLIAVSAASNRSKGDQSPDQWSPPDRTYWCTYSRAWVDVKYLYDLSVTEAEANQLVAMLNTCD
- the meaB gene encoding methylmalonyl Co-A mutase-associated GTPase MeaB; translated protein: MVDVPALVEQAREGRPRAVARLISLVEGASPQLREVMAALAPLTGNAYVVGLTGSPGVGKSTSTSALVSAYRRMGKRVGVLAVDPSSPFSGGALLGDRVRMSDHASDPGVYIRSMATRGHLGGLAWAAPQAIRVLDGAGCDVILVETVGVGQSEVEIASQADTSVVLLAPGMGDGIQAAKAGILEIGDVYVVNKADRDGADATARELNHMLGLGEARGPGDWRPPIVKTVAARGEGTDEVVEALEKHRAWMEERGVLADRRAARAAREVETIAVTALRERIGDLHGDRRLGALAERIVAGALDPYRAADELVAGITEGAGA